The Conger conger chromosome 11, fConCon1.1, whole genome shotgun sequence genome includes the window tcgcatcaaattcaaaacattggtgctagccttccaagcagttaaagggtcttccccagcttatctacaaaaaatcatcagaccctacacccctgccagacctcttcgttcagcctccacaggccgcttggcacctccccctctccgaacctccacatcacgctcacgactactgtctgttctggctccacggtagtggaacgaactccccgttgaggtcagaactgtagaatctctccccaccttcaagcgcaagctgaagacacacctcttcaagcagcacctctccccatccctccctacctccccgtgagccttaattgttgtctctgtgacttgctttgtgtatcggtattcttagttggctaggtaagcagtgtttgaatagttaactttggtcacttttgctctgtttgtttgtttctttgttctcaaaaaaaaaaaataataataaaaaaaaggccctcgtccttacctttgttgtacaggtagcaattgaaattgtacttccctctagggtctttcagcgaacttatccctggttatgggtatgcactttgttgtacgtcgctctggataagagcgtctgccaaatgccaataatgtaatgtaatgtaacgtcttGCAAGAGGGCAAGATATCTGAATCCGTTGTGGTCGTGCGAGAGCAGGGCACAGGGgacagggaagaggtgggggaAGGCAAAGAATTTTGAATGACATACAGGCTACAATTGTGGACCATGTACTTAACCATGGCCTAACCATGGCCGAGGCTGGTCAGAGGGTCCAGCCCAATCTCTGGCGACActcagtggcctcaataatccGGACATTTAGGATTGAAAACAGGTACGTGATCATGCTACATATTTCTTTACATATACACCTGTAAAATTTTAGAATTtagattacatttaatttgtttatcaaTTCTTACTGTATTGCTTGCATTTATAGAACTGAAGCACTACCTCATGCTGGGGGAAGAAGAAATGTTTTCACACctgaacaggaaaatgaaatggtCAACATGGTGAGGGTAAATAATGCCATTAAATCCACAATGTTTTTGTATCTTTTGCAGAGAGTAATGGAGTTGGAGGTTAATGAAACTCCACACATATTCGTATATGTTGATGAGGCAGGCTTCAATTGAACAAAAGTGAGACGACGTGGCAGAAATCTTATAGGTCACTGGGCCAAAATTGATGTGCCAGGTCAACGTGGGGGCAACGTAAGGATGTGAGCCGGCATATCAGAAAATGGTGTGACTGCCCACATCCCCCTCATTGGGCTCTACAACACCCAGTGTCTCCTGGCTTTCTTGGAGGTCCTTTATGCCAATCTCATTCCTGAGGATGAGAGGGGGTTGGTGAGGGCTGACTTGCCAGTGTACGTAGTCATTTGGGACAATGTCAGCTTTCACCGATCTGCTCTCATCAGGGAGTGGTTTGATGCCCATCCAAGGATGGCAATGCTGTTCCTCCCACCCTATTCAACATTCCTCAATCCAATTGAGGAATTATTTTCAACAGGGAGATGGAAAGTGTATGACCGCCAGCCTCATACCCAGATGTCCTTGCTAGAAGCCATGGAGCTGGGTGTGAGGACATTACACCGGAAGCTTGCAGGGGATGTCAGTGGCATACAAGGAGATATTTCCAACGTTGCATGGCAAGAGAAAATATCAGGTGCTGTGATGTTGATGAACAGTTGTGGCCCAACAGAGAGGAGCGAGTGGATGGGCAGTAAGAAGCTAGAGGAAATGTctttagtttgttattttatttttgttttacagacTACAGGTTGACCACCTCCAATTTACAGTGCTGTATCATTGTTTTGCTTTACTGTAAACACTTGTCTTGCTAAAGATATTTGTCAAACTTGtgaatacatatttttgttGAGAATTATTTGGTGTGGCATAATCTCTCGACTGCAACACTATTTATCGAGTGAAGGTAAAGGAACATGCATTCAGGGTTGTGTCATTTTGACGCAGATACTTAGTATattgtgtgcctttgtgtatggaaataataataaaaaattaaatgaaattaaatatataagtAAGGAGTTTTTGCACTTCATACTGCTTATGTTCTGGATTCAGAAATGAGGGCACAAGCTAGATTCAGAAATTATAATCAAATGTTCAGTTGCCTGACAATTATATTGCACTTTATTCTGACTAGAATGATAAAGTATGGAAATATGCTGTCAATCATCTACATGAATAAAGACATGATACTCACATGGCCTTCCTGCAGTTCCCAACTACTGGTACCAATCTCTGATGACCTGCTGCAGATGTGTTGTAGGTCTTCAAGTCAAACTCATCCAGGatctcctctgacatcagtaACACAAAGGCCAGAGCTGAACATTGGTGTGGTTCCAGCTTTTTATCAGAAAGCTTTCCTGATCTCAGGGAATTCTGGATTTCCTCCACTAGAGAgttgtcattcagttcattGAGACAGTGGAACAGATTAATGGTCCTCTCTGCTGAAGATACAGATTTGATGTTTGTCTTAATGCAATGGACTGTTTTCTCAATGCTCTCTGAtctgctttctgtctgtgtgtggtggtcTGGTACAGGGGATCTGCATCCTGTCTGTGTCCATAGTCTCGGAAAAAGTTCTGTTATCATCCTCCATATTCCTCCATCAGATCTtctttctgtctgtgtatgGTGGTCTGCTAGAGGGGATCTGCATCCTGTCTGTGTCCATAGTCTCGTAAAAAGCTTTGTTATCATCCTCCATATTCCTCCATCAGATCTtctttctgtctgtgtatgGTGGTCTGCTACAGGGgatctgcttcctgtctgtgtccaTAGTCTCGTAAAAGGTTTTGTTATCATCCTCCATCTTCCTCCATCAGAtctgtttcctgtctgtgtcagtagtCCTCCAAAGAGGGTCTGAATGGAGTCCAGAGAGAGGCCGAGAAGGAATCGGAGGAAAAGGTCCAGGTGTCCGTTCTTACTCCGTAAGGCCTGATCCACTGCAGTCCTGTGTAAATCAGACAGCTGCACCCGGTCACTGTAAGGTTCGGATTCTCCTGCTCTGAGCACATTTCTGTTCTCATGTacacatgaatgaaacacaaacaaggcaGCCAGATACTCCTGAATGCTCAGATGCACAAAGCAGTAGACCTTCTCCTGATCCAACCCACGCTCCTCGTTAAAGATCTCTGTGCACACCCCAGAGTACACTGAAGCTTCACAGGCATCCATGCCACTGtttctcaggtcctcttcatagAATACCAGATTGCCCTTTTCCAGCTGTAGAAAAGCCAGTTGCCCCAGTTTCAGGATGATTTCTGTATCTGATGCTGACGTCTTCAGGTTTGTTTCATCGGAGCCACAATACTTCAGATTCTTCAAATTAGTCTGAAtgagcaggaagtgtgtgtacatttcagtcagagTTTTGGGCAGATCTCCACTCTCTACTTTACTCAAAAGTGTCTCCAGAACAGTAGCAGAAATCCAGCAGAAGACTGGTATGTGACACATAATGTAGAGACTCCTGGATGACTGGATGTGTGAGATAATTCTGCTGGCCTGGCTCTGATCTCTGATTCTCTTTCTGAAGTACTCCTCCTTCTGTGGTTCATTGAACCCTCGTACCTCTGTCACCTGGTGGATGCACTCAGgagggatctgattggctgctgcaggtcgggaggtgatccagaggagagcagagggaagcagattcCCCTTAATGAGGTTGGTCAGCAGCACATCCACTGATGATGACACTGTTATATCACAGCAGATGTCATTGCTTTGGAAATGTAGAGGAAGTCGACACTCATCCAGACCATCAAAGATGAAcacaactttgacttcatcacTTTCAACACTTTGGATCTCTTTCAGTTGTGGAAAGTAGTGCTGCAGAAGTTGCATTAGACTGAATGCTCTTTCCTTCTTCAGATTCAGATCTCGGAAAGGAAGAGTGAAGATGAAATCAACGTCCTGATTGGCTTTTCCTTCTGCCCAGTCCAGTAtgaacttctgcacagagacggTTTTCCCAATGCCAGCGATGCCCTTTGTAAGCACAGTTCTGATGTGTTTCTCTTGTCCAGGTAAAGGCTTAAAGATGTCATTGCAGAGGATTGGAGTCTCCTGGGTGGTTTGCCTCTTGGATGCCATCTCAATCTGTCTGACCTCATGCTCATTAATGACCTCCccacttcccccctctgtgatgtagagCTCTGTATAGATCTCATTGAGGAGGGTTGAGTGGCCATGCGTTGCTAAACCTTCAAATATGCATTCAAACTTCTTCTTCAGATGAGTTTTCAGTTCCTGCTGGACTCTTTTAATGGATTCATCTGAAGAGAGGAAATATACAtgta containing:
- the LOC133140031 gene encoding NACHT, LRR and PYD domains-containing protein 3-like isoform X1; protein product: MLETCGSERSLKITLHILRNMKQKDLADSLERDEQHSKFSHCYCQELKTHLKKKFECIFEGLATHGHSTLLNEIYTELYITEGGSGEVINEHEVRQIEMASKRQTTQETPILCNDIFKPLPGQEKHIRTVLTKGIAGIGKTVSVQKFILDWAEGKANQDVDFIFTLPFRDLNLKKERAFSLMQLLQHYFPQLKEIQSVESDEVKVVFIFDGLDECRLPLHFQSNDICCDITVSSSVDVLLTNLIKGNLLPSALLWITSRPAAANQIPPECIHQVTEVRGFNEPQKEEYFRKRIRDQSQASRIISHIQSSRSLYIMCHIPVFCWISATVLETLLSKVESGDLPKTLTEMYTHFLLIQTNLKNLKYCGSDETNLKTSASDTEIILKLGQLAFLQLEKGNLVFYEEDLRNSGMDACEASVYSGVCTEIFNEERGLDQEKVYCFVHLSIQEYLAALFVFHSCVHENRNVLRAGESEPYSDRVQLSDLHRTAVDQALRSKNGHLDLFLRFLLGLSLDSIQTLFGGLLTQTESRSESIEKTVHCIKTNIKSVSSAERTINLFHCLNELNDNSLVEEIQNSLRSGKLSDKKLEPHQCSALAFVLLMSEEILDEFDLKTYNTSAAGHQRLVPVVGNCRKAILNSCALTEESCEIVASVLQSSNSPLSDLDLSNNNLGDAGVKLLCAGLMSPNCKLQRLGLSGCRVTPRGCDSLASALCSNPSYLRELDLRYNHPGDSGVRALSAAKLDTLTLLVEHGGENRIKPGPRKYGCRLTLDPNTAHRELSLSEGNRKVTHTPEREKPYPDHPERFEPWEQVMCRESVCERCYWEAEWSEMGEVSIAVTYKGISRKGVGDDCVFGLNETSWCLRCYKLRYSVWHNNNHTILPAPPSPYRRAVTGVCVFRVGVYVNRPAGTLSFYSISYSDTLTLLHTFHTHFTQHTPLCAGFRVWWGGSVSLCQLE
- the LOC133140031 gene encoding NLR family CARD domain-containing protein 3-like isoform X3 → MLETCGSERSLKITLHILRNMKQKDLADSLERDEQHIQQELKTHLKKKFECIFEGLATHGHSTLLNEIYTELYITEGGSGEVINEHEVRQIEMASKRQTTQETPILCNDIFKPLPGQEKHIRTVLTKGIAGIGKTVSVQKFILDWAEGKANQDVDFIFTLPFRDLNLKKERAFSLMQLLQHYFPQLKEIQSVESDEVKVVFIFDGLDECRLPLHFQSNDICCDITVSSSVDVLLTNLIKGNLLPSALLWITSRPAAANQIPPECIHQVTEVRGFNEPQKEEYFRKRIRDQSQASRIISHIQSSRSLYIMCHIPVFCWISATVLETLLSKVESGDLPKTLTEMYTHFLLIQTNLKNLKYCGSDETNLKTSASDTEIILKLGQLAFLQLEKGNLVFYEEDLRNSGMDACEASVYSGVCTEIFNEERGLDQEKVYCFVHLSIQEYLAALFVFHSCVHENRNVLRAGESEPYSDRVQLSDLHRTAVDQALRSKNGHLDLFLRFLLGLSLDSIQTLFGGLLTQTESRSESIEKTVHCIKTNIKSVSSAERTINLFHCLNELNDNSLVEEIQNSLRSGKLSDKKLEPHQCSALAFVLLMSEEILDEFDLKTYNTSAAGHQRLVPVVGNCRKAILNSCALTEESCEIVASVLQSSNSPLSDLDLSNNNLGDAGVKLLCAGLMSPNCKLQRLGLSGCRVTPRGCDSLASALCSNPSYLRELDLRYNHPGDSGVRALSAAKLDTLTLLVEHGGENRIKPGPRKYGCRLTLDPNTAHRELSLSEGNRKVTHTPEREKPYPDHPERFEPWEQVMCRESVCERCYWEAEWSEMGEVSIAVTYKGISRKGVGDDCVFGLNETSWCLRCYKLRYSVWHNNNHTILPAPPSPYRRAVTGVCVFRVGVYVNRPAGTLSFYSISYSDTLTLLHTFHTHFTQHTPLCAGFRVWWGGSVSLCQLE
- the LOC133140031 gene encoding NLR family CARD domain-containing protein 3-like isoform X2 — protein: MLETCGSERSLKITLHILRNMKQKDLADSLERDEQHSKVQQELKTHLKKKFECIFEGLATHGHSTLLNEIYTELYITEGGSGEVINEHEVRQIEMASKRQTTQETPILCNDIFKPLPGQEKHIRTVLTKGIAGIGKTVSVQKFILDWAEGKANQDVDFIFTLPFRDLNLKKERAFSLMQLLQHYFPQLKEIQSVESDEVKVVFIFDGLDECRLPLHFQSNDICCDITVSSSVDVLLTNLIKGNLLPSALLWITSRPAAANQIPPECIHQVTEVRGFNEPQKEEYFRKRIRDQSQASRIISHIQSSRSLYIMCHIPVFCWISATVLETLLSKVESGDLPKTLTEMYTHFLLIQTNLKNLKYCGSDETNLKTSASDTEIILKLGQLAFLQLEKGNLVFYEEDLRNSGMDACEASVYSGVCTEIFNEERGLDQEKVYCFVHLSIQEYLAALFVFHSCVHENRNVLRAGESEPYSDRVQLSDLHRTAVDQALRSKNGHLDLFLRFLLGLSLDSIQTLFGGLLTQTESRSESIEKTVHCIKTNIKSVSSAERTINLFHCLNELNDNSLVEEIQNSLRSGKLSDKKLEPHQCSALAFVLLMSEEILDEFDLKTYNTSAAGHQRLVPVVGNCRKAILNSCALTEESCEIVASVLQSSNSPLSDLDLSNNNLGDAGVKLLCAGLMSPNCKLQRLGLSGCRVTPRGCDSLASALCSNPSYLRELDLRYNHPGDSGVRALSAAKLDTLTLLVEHGGENRIKPGPRKYGCRLTLDPNTAHRELSLSEGNRKVTHTPEREKPYPDHPERFEPWEQVMCRESVCERCYWEAEWSEMGEVSIAVTYKGISRKGVGDDCVFGLNETSWCLRCYKLRYSVWHNNNHTILPAPPSPYRRAVTGVCVFRVGVYVNRPAGTLSFYSISYSDTLTLLHTFHTHFTQHTPLCAGFRVWWGGSVSLCQLE